From the genome of Candidatus Defluviilinea proxima:
ACCACATCTTCCACAATGGACCGAATCCCTGTGGGCACACGATAGATCGAAATCGTGAGCATACCGACGATGCGAGTATCTTCATCCGATGCGCGGGCGATCAGCAAAGTGGATGCATCTGACTCAACTAAAATGGCCAAGTCAGAGCGAGGCGGTATCGGCTTATGTGCTCCCAAAAACGGGACCAATCTGCATACCGCCTCATAGATCTCATCTGTGACTTGTAGGGCTTTTTCGATTCTCATTACGCGGGTTGTTTGGTGGCGCCCAATTTGGGAAAAATACTCATGACAAAATAATACACCACATACAAGAACGAAGCAGGCGCTACCCATGCAGGCACATCAGGGTACTGCAATAATCCCCAGATTCCCACTGCGCCGTATAGATACGTAAATGCCAACGTGAAGCGGCGAAGGCGGTTATTGCGACTGGGATACAAGAACTTGATCGGCACGAACACGAGGATATTGCAGATCACTAACACCACCAAGTTGATCCACGGATTTAACTTCAACAACATCATATACAACACAAGGAAATTCCACACAGACGGAAACCCCTTGAAGAAATAGGTCTCGTTATCAGTCTTGGCATCGGTCTGCGTGAACTGAAAACCAGAAGTCAACAACATGGAAATCGCGCCTGCCATTTCAAATCCTTGCGGCACAAGGTTAGGCACTTTGATCAACAACAAAGACGCAACCACCACATAATTCAAATAGTCAATGATATTATCGAGCAGACCGCCATCGATCCACGTTGCATAGGTCTTCACGTCAAACCAACGCGCCAGCATTCCATCGAAGCCATCCACGAACATCGCGACGATGATATACACAATGGCGAGTTTAATATTTCCATCCCAAATGGCGAGCAACGTCAAAAATCCCCACACGGCTCCTGTAGCCGTGAAAAGATGCACGCCATTTGCACGCATTTTTCGCACCCATAGTGGAAGTTTTTGCAT
Proteins encoded in this window:
- a CDS encoding GNAT family N-acetyltransferase codes for the protein MRIEKALQVTDEIYEAVCRLVPFLGAHKPIPPRSDLAILVESDASTLLIARASDEDTRIVGMLTISIYRVPTGIRSIVEDVVVDAEYRGMGIAKALLQDAMDVARKAGASGIALTSNPQRVEANQLYLAMGFKRRETNAYYYAL
- a CDS encoding CDP-alcohol phosphatidyltransferase family protein, whose translation is MQKLPLWVRKMRANGVHLFTATGAVWGFLTLLAIWDGNIKLAIVYIIVAMFVDGFDGMLARWFDVKTYATWIDGGLLDNIIDYLNYVVVASLLLIKVPNLVPQGFEMAGAISMLLTSGFQFTQTDAKTDNETYFFKGFPSVWNFLVLYMMLLKLNPWINLVVLVICNILVFVPIKFLYPSRNNRLRRFTLAFTYLYGAVGIWGLLQYPDVPAWVAPASFLYVVYYFVMSIFPKLGATKQPA